The sequence TTTGGAAATATTATAGACCTTGATAAACTTTTAAATGATTATTATGAAGTTAGAGGTTGGGATGAAAACGGAGTTCCCACCAAAGAGAAATTAGAAGAATTAAACTTAACAGAATTTAGTAAATTTATAAATACTTAGATAAGAGATTCTTAATTTTTAATAAGTAATTAAGATTTAATTAAATTTATGTTTACTTTTGAGATTTATGGCATGGTTTCGAAGACATTTCAAACCCTCCCCTACCCCCTCCCTTGATGGGGGGGCAAGGGGAGGGTATAAACAACTTGAATTTAATAGTATATTAAATTGAACATGGAACGAATATGTTTTTGTGAGCAGAAGGTGAACAAGTAAAGCAAGATATAATTTCATTTATAGAAGAAAATTTACCAGTTAAATAAATATTGCATTTAAATTGACTTTAGGCTGTGAAAATGCTAATATTCTAACTTAACACTTTATAAATTATTTCAAAATTCTTATAAAGAAATATAAGAAAATAGAAGTTGCACATCTTATTAAAGAAGAAGCAATTAAAAAATAAATAGGAGGTGATTTTATAAAACATTTAATTTGTTATAAAAAATTGATAAGGAGGTTTAAATGAATTTACTTAAAAAACTTATTTTAACAGTTATAGCTTTTTCAATTGTTGCATCTCTATCACTTACACTTATAGGATGTCCTCCAACACCAGTTACCGAAGAACCTACAACTACTGAGGAACCAGCTGAAGCTCCAACAGAGGAAGAAATTGAATTTACAACTATTAAAGAAGGATATTTAACTGTTGGTACTGATGCAGCATATCCACCGTTAGAAAATGTTGAAGCTGGTGAGTTTGTTGGATTTGATATTGATTTAGTAAAAGAAATAGCAAATGGATTAGGACTTGAAGCAGAAATTATAAATACAGCATGGGATGGAATTTTCCCAGCACTAATTGCACATAAATTTGATGTCGTAATATCTGCAGTTACAATTACAGAAGATAGAGATAAGGAAATGGATTTCTCAGATCCCTATCTTGATTCAGACCAATCAATTGCTACTAAAGATGATAGTGGAATTAAAACTAAAGCAGACTTAAAAGATAAAATTTTAGGTGTTCAGATAGGAACAACAGGAGAGCTCACAGCCAAAGAAATTGATGAGGAAATGGGTGTAGCTGAAATAAAAACTTATGATGATATCTTACTGGCATTTGAGGATTTAAAGGCTGGTAGAATTGATGCTATAATAAATGATATTCCAACATCAGCTTATATTGTCAAAGATAACCCAGAATTAGTGATTGTAGAGAAAATAATAACTAACGAAAAATATGGTATTGTATTCGCTCCAGATACACCTGAACTTCTTAAAGCTGTAAATAAGGTACTGAAAGAGATGAAAGAAGATGGAACATATGATCAAATATACAGCAAATGGTTTGGTGAGAATAAGTAGAATATAGAGTTGATTTTTAAAACCCTCTTGTGTAAATTGCGCAAGTTAGTTCTTTATACTAAAACTTGCGCAATTTTTTTATAAAATATTATTTATGTTAAAATCTTAAAATGAGCTATTTATCATATCCTTTATTTAATATATGATTTTTAACCAATGCATCATTTATACGATAAATATTATTGTTTTAAAAATTATTAAAAAAAATTATAGAATTACAAAGAACACAGATAAGAGTGTTTAGCAAAACAAATAGAGATGTGTAAGAAATAACAGCACAGAATACATATGAAATATGTAATCTGAAAAAGAAAATAATTTTGGAGTAAAGATGGAGAATTTACAAAAACTAATAAGA is a genomic window of Actinomycetota bacterium containing:
- a CDS encoding basic amino acid ABC transporter substrate-binding protein — encoded protein: MNLLKKLILTVIAFSIVASLSLTLIGCPPTPVTEEPTTTEEPAEAPTEEEIEFTTIKEGYLTVGTDAAYPPLENVEAGEFVGFDIDLVKEIANGLGLEAEIINTAWDGIFPALIAHKFDVVISAVTITEDRDKEMDFSDPYLDSDQSIATKDDSGIKTKADLKDKILGVQIGTTGELTAKEIDEEMGVAEIKTYDDILLAFEDLKAGRIDAIINDIPTSAYIVKDNPELVIVEKIITNEKYGIVFAPDTPELLKAVNKVLKEMKEDGTYDQIYSKWFGENK